The region GGGATGCCGCACTTGGGGTCCGGAACTTATTGGAAACGTAACGGTGAGTGGGTATTCGCCACGCCGAACATCAGCAAGGGTCTGATCTCGGTCATCGATTTCAAGACCTGGAAGCTGATCAAGGAAATTCCGACCCTGGGGCCGGGTTTCTTCATGCGCAGTCACGTCAATTCACGTTACGCCTGGACCGACGTGTTCTTTGGGCCCGACAACGATGCGATCCACCTGATCGACAAACAAACCCTGGAAATCGCCTACACCCTGCGCCCGATGCCCGGCAAGACCGCCGCCCACGTCGAGTTCACTCGCGACGGCCGCTACCTGTTGCTGAGCATCTGGGCCACTGATGGTGCGCTGATCGTTTACGACAGCAATACCCTCAAGGAAATTAAACGCATCCCGATGAACAAGCCCTCGGGCAAGTACAACGTCGGCAACAAAATCGAGTTTGCCGAGGGTACGTCGCACTAACCCGAATACGGGATGTACCTCATCACAGGGTTGTCACTCACCTTCCCCCGCAGCTTCAGCCCAAGGTGTAACCGTTATCGACTTTCCAGTCCTGACCGTAGACACCCCGGGCACCTTGGGACAGTTGAAAGACAATCACGTTGGCCACCGCTGACGCATCGAGGAAATGACCGGGCAACAGACGTTTGCCAAGGGTGTCGGCGACGTCGCCGAGTTCCCCTTCGTTCAAGCCCAGGTTGTCCCACATCGCGGTCGCGGTCGGCCCTGGGGAGACCACATTGATTCGTACATCAAAGCGCGCGAACTCCACCGCCAACGTGCGTGCCTGAGCCGTGAGCGCAGCCTTGCTGGCAATGCAGGTCGCCAGGCCCGGGAAGGTCGATCCCGTCAGGAAACTCCCGACAAACACCACCGAAGCCGGACTGGCCAACGTCCCGCGCAACGCCGACAGGGTGTTCAGCGCCCCGGCACCGTTGACCGCCCACTGACGCTGGAAGGCTGGCATGTCGAGGCTGTCGGCCATTTCGGCGATCCCCGCGTTAGGCACCAGATAGTCCACTGGGCCCAGCGCCGAAGCGCGTTCGGCCAGATCCCGTAGATCGTCCTGACAGGTGACGTCCCCGGCGCACCATTGCAGTCGTTCGCCATAGATCTGCTGCAAGGTCGGCAATTCGCCGACGGTCCGTGACATCGCCAGCACCTTGACCCCTCGCGGCAAAAGCGCCGCGCACAAGGCCAAGCCAATCCCGGAGCTGGCCCCGGTGATCACGGCCACACGATCCTGAAACTCGGTTTGCATCATGTTCTCCTGGGCATCGTTGATGCCAAGCATTAGGGACATTGCGAGCCCCTATCTTTGAACAGGTGCAAAAATACCGACTTGACGGCGATCAGATTTCTACACGGGTGATTTCGATACTTCAAACAGTGCGGGAAAACTGACCTTTCTGTGCGCCACCCAGGTAGGCGTCAAACGCCATTGCGACGCTGCGCATCATCAAATACCCTTGGGGCAACAGCAGCAATTGGTCGCGGTGAATCTCCAGCAGTCCGTCACGCACATGCTCATCCAATTGCGCCAGCGCGTCGGCAAAATATTGGGTAAAGCAAATGCCATGACCCGCCTCGAACTTGCCGAAATCGACCCGGCCATGGCACATCAGGTCGCTGATCACATCACGGCGCAGCAGGTCATCGGCCTTCAAACGGTAACCCCGATGCACCGGCAACAAGCCTTGATCAATACGGGCGTAGTACTGCGAAAGCTCCTTGACGCTCTGGCTGTAGCTGTCACCGACCTTGCCAATCGAA is a window of Pseudomonas sp. DC1.2 DNA encoding:
- a CDS encoding SDR family oxidoreductase produces the protein MQTEFQDRVAVITGASSGIGLALCAALLPRGVKVLAMSRTVGELPTLQQIYGERLQWCAGDVTCQDDLRDLAERASALGPVDYLVPNAGIAEMADSLDMPAFQRQWAVNGAGALNTLSALRGTLASPASVVFVGSFLTGSTFPGLATCIASKAALTAQARTLAVEFARFDVRINVVSPGPTATAMWDNLGLNEGELGDVADTLGKRLLPGHFLDASAVANVIVFQLSQGARGVYGQDWKVDNGYTLG